The genomic interval TTCACCTTCGCCTTTTGCCCATATCCGGCGTTCACTCCATAGGTGCAGAGAATTTAGGGATATTCCCATATATCTGGGATATGATAAAGCACCTTGTACTGCCCGTAAGTATCTCTGCATTTGCCGGATTAGCTGCCTTTTCCCGTTACACGAGAAAAGGCGTGATTCAGGTATTAAAAGAACCTTATATAAAATTGGCTTATGCTAAAGGTCTTTCTCAAAACGAAATAATTTTCAAACACGCACTGAAAAACGCACTCTTGCCACTGATAACCATTTTAGGACTTGCCTTGCCAACCATTATCGGCGGCAGCGTGATTTTTGAAACAATCTTCTCCATACCGGGCATGGGTCAACTCTTTTATCAATCAGCAATGTCCCGAGATTACCCCACAATAATGGGAGTACTGGTTATTGGTGCGTCGCTTACTCTCATCGGCAATCTATTAGCCGATGTTTTATATATATTGGTGGATCCAAGATTAAAAGAAAATGTAATAGAGAGGTGAAAAAATGAAAACAATAGGTAAAGTGTTTTTTGTTTTATTCCTATCTGTTCTCTTCTTTGGTCTCAGCTATACAGCTCAGGCCAAAGAAAAACCAATAAAGGT from Deltaproteobacteria bacterium carries:
- a CDS encoding ABC transporter permease, producing MNRFLIKRLMEIIPTLWGITIICFLVIHLAPGNPVRSEGTFNPNISMESLEKMKKIYHLDKPLWKQYTIWLNHLIRLDFGRSLVDGKKVIEKIGKRLPITIIINTASLFIIIIISVPLGVISAVKENSLFDKFFTVFVFAGYSIPAFWLALLLMILFGVHLRLLPISGVHSIGAENLGIFPYIWDMIKHLVLPVSISAFAGLAAFSRYTRKGVIQVLKEPYIKLAYAKGLSQNEIIFKHALKNALLPLITILGLALPTIIGGSVIFETIFSIPGMGQLFYQSAMSRDYPTIMGVLVIGASLTLIGNLLADVLYILVDPRLKENVIER